AAAGTATTTCCTATAGCTACACCACAAGGTGAATTATGCTTCAATGCACAACATGCTATTTCCTCAAACTCTCCCACAACCTTCCAAGCAACATCCATATCTTTTATATTATTATAAGAAAGATCTTTTCCATTTAATTTTTCAAAATCCTTAAAAGCTCCACCTTCTGTAAGAGAAGTATAAAAAGCTGCTGTTTGATGAGGATTTTCTCCATATCTTAAATCCTTATCTTTTTTATAACTTAATGAAAGATATTCTGGATATTCTTCTTCTAACAAAAATTTACTTATAGCTCCATCATAAGCTGACATTAAATTAAATACTTTTCCTGCTAAAGTCTTTCTAGTATTAAAATCCACTTTTCCTTCTTTTTCTAACTTTTCTTCTATATTTTTATAATCCTTAGGATCTGTAATTACTAATACATCTTTAAAGTTTTTAGCCGCTGCCCTTATCATTGTAGGTCCACCTATATCTATAAATTCTATTTGTTCTTCTAGAGATAAACCTTGTCCTATTTTTTCAAAGAAAGGATATAAATTTACTACAACCATATCTATAGGTGCTATATTTTTATTTTTGATTGTATCCATATGCTCTTTGTTATCTCTTATAGCTAGTATTCCACCATGAATAACTGGATGTAGGGTTTTTACTCTTCCATCTAATATCTCATCAAAATTGGTTATTTGAGATACTTCTGTTACCTTTACCCCATTGTCTTTTAGATGTTTGTAAGTTCCCCCTGTGGATATTATTTCCACATTATTTTTTTCTAAAAATCTAGCAAACTCTAATATACCTTCTTTATTGTATACACTTATTAAAGCTCTCTTAATCAAGTTTATGTCCCCCTTACTTATGAATTCTAACTTTTCTTCCTTCTATAGCTATTTTACTATCTATAAAAAGTTTTATAGTTTCTGATAAAGCTTTATGCTCTTCTATTAATACTCTTTCTTGAAGAGCTTTTGCATCATCATCTTCATGTACTTGAACTATCTTTTGGCATATTATAGGCCCCGTATCTGTACCACCATCTACAATATGCACAGTGCAACCTGAAAATCTTACACCGTATTTTATAGCTTCTTCGTGAACCTTTATGCCAAACATTCCTTTGCCTCCAAAAGATGGCAATAATGAAGGATGAATATTTATTATTCTATCTTTAAATACTTTTAAAATATCTCCTTCTAATATAGAAAGCCATCCTGCAAGAACTATTAAGTCTACTTTACCTTCTACAAGATTTAATATTTTAGAGGATAGTTTTTTACCTTGTTCTTTTCTATCTACTATGTAAGTTTTTATATTATTTTCTTGGGCTCTTTTTAGAGCATAAGCTCCCCGTCTATCACTTATTACCATATCTATAGTACAATTTAAATTACCTTGTTTTATATTATCTATAATACTTTGTAGGTTTGTTCCCCCTCCTGACACCAATACTGCAATTTTAAAGCCTTCTGCCATATGCACTCTATCCCTTCTTTACTCCCTTTTGTTTAAACTATTTTATGATAACTTTTCTTTCTCCTTTTTCTATATGTCCTATTTTATAAGCTTTTTCACCTTGCTCAATTAATTTTTCTATAACCTTTTGTTCATAGGAAGGATCTACACATATTACAAAGCCTATACCCATATTAAATACATTAAACATATGCTCTTCTTCTACGCCCTTTGAAATTATATACTTAAATATATCAGGTCTTGGGAATGAATTTTTATTTATTACTGCATTTAAATCATCTTTAAACATTCTTGGAATATTTTCATAAAACCCTCCTCCAGTTATATGAGCCATTCCCTTTATTGGATAATTTTTTAATAATTCCAATACTGGTTTTACATATATTTTAGTGGGAGTTAAAAGTTCTTCTCCTATAAATTTCCCATTAAACTCTTCCTTAAAATCCTTTATAACATTTCTAACTAAAGAATATCCATTACTATGGACTCCTGAAGATGCAATTCCTATTAAAACATCCCCTTCTTTTATATCTTGTCCATTTACAATATTTTCTTTTTCTACAACTCCTACAGCAAAGCC
This window of the Clostridium cochlearium genome carries:
- the purH gene encoding bifunctional phosphoribosylaminoimidazolecarboxamide formyltransferase/IMP cyclohydrolase — encoded protein: MIKRALISVYNKEGILEFARFLEKNNVEIISTGGTYKHLKDNGVKVTEVSQITNFDEILDGRVKTLHPVIHGGILAIRDNKEHMDTIKNKNIAPIDMVVVNLYPFFEKIGQGLSLEEQIEFIDIGGPTMIRAAAKNFKDVLVITDPKDYKNIEEKLEKEGKVDFNTRKTLAGKVFNLMSAYDGAISKFLLEEEYPEYLSLSYKKDKDLRYGENPHQTAAFYTSLTEGGAFKDFEKLNGKDLSYNNIKDMDVAWKVVGEFEEIACCALKHNSPCGVAIGNTLCEAYKKAYECDPVSIFGGIVAFNRKVDKETARELVKIFLEVIIAPDYDDDALEILKAKKNLRIIKCNTKPSDKIEVCKVDGGILVQSTDNTLIKDIDVVTAKKPTEEEMENMIFAMKVVKYVKSNAIVVVKDKKAIGIAGGQVNRIWAACQALERGNGSVVLASDAFFPFDDVVKKASEYGIKAIIQPGGSIRDKDSIEECNRNEISMVFTGIRHFKH
- the purM gene encoding phosphoribosylformylglycinamidine cyclo-ligase → MATYKDAGVNIEEGYKSVSLMKKHVEKTFNKGVLNGIGSFAAMYELGKYKNPVLVSGTDGVGTKLKIAFELEKYDTIGIDCVAMCVNDILCHGAQPIFFLDYMACGKLKGEVAADIVKGVSDGCLRAGCSLIGGETAEMPGFYKEGEYDIAGFAVGVVEKENIVNGQDIKEGDVLIGIASSGVHSNGYSLVRNVIKDFKEEFNGKFIGEELLTPTKIYVKPVLELLKNYPIKGMAHITGGGFYENIPRMFKDDLNAVINKNSFPRPDIFKYIISKGVEEEHMFNVFNMGIGFVICVDPSYEQKVIEKLIEQGEKAYKIGHIEKGERKVIIK
- the purN gene encoding phosphoribosylglycinamide formyltransferase, yielding MAEGFKIAVLVSGGGTNLQSIIDNIKQGNLNCTIDMVISDRRGAYALKRAQENNIKTYIVDRKEQGKKLSSKILNLVEGKVDLIVLAGWLSILEGDILKVFKDRIINIHPSLLPSFGGKGMFGIKVHEEAIKYGVRFSGCTVHIVDGGTDTGPIICQKIVQVHEDDDAKALQERVLIEEHKALSETIKLFIDSKIAIEGRKVRIHK